From the genome of Heterodontus francisci isolate sHetFra1 unplaced genomic scaffold, sHetFra1.hap1 HAP1_SCAFFOLD_410, whole genome shotgun sequence, one region includes:
- the LOC137359976 gene encoding apolipoprotein A-IV-like, with protein MEEKLNDYFTEEDTKNLPELEVQGNRKNEELKEISIMNSEACEKEMGADRRDLLSPGANNLSSNALWLFQKTPGTASISDVTLFRVTDEDTGNVYATVNAVSNRFGPVVKLKLLPHLDLMYQRHHRRHIGIFNAHPYACSSKITLGQTGSDDDQIHYAELQLGRGTNCPPVTLTETITEYAANGLRPSTLILLDTQTLRTLILPDTQTLRTLILLDTQTLRTLILPDTQTLRSLILPDTQTLRSLILPDTQTLRTLILPDTQTLRTLILPDTQTLRSLILPDTQTLRSLILPDTQTLRSLILPDTQTLRSLILPDTQTLRTLILPDTQTLRTLILPDTQTLRTSILPDTRTLRTSILPDTRTLRTSILPDTQTLRTSILPDTRTLRTLILPDTRTLRSLILPDTQTLRSLILPDTRTLRSPILPDTRTLRSPILPDTRTLRSPILPDTRTLRTSILPDTRTLRTSILPDTRTLRTSILPDTRTLRTSILPDTRTLRTSILPDTRTLRTSILPDTRTLRTSILPDTRTLRTSILPDTRTLRTSILPDTRTLRTPILPDTRTLRTPILLNTRTLRTPIYLTNPRLSLS; from the exons atggaagagaagctaaatgattacttcactgaggaagatacaaaaaatctcccagaattagaggtcCAAGGGAATAgaaagaatgaggaattgaaggaaattagcatcA tgaattcagaggcttgtgagaaagagatgggagcagacaggagagatcttctcagtccaggagcaaacaatctgaGTTCAAACGCTCTGTGGCTATTTCAAAAGactcctggaacagcca GTATATCTGATGTAACATTGTTTAGAGTCACAGATGAAGACACTGGCAACGTGTATGCAACAGTAAATG CTGTTTCCAACAGGTTTGGCCCAGTAGTGAAGCTAAAACTGCTTCCCCACCTGGACCTCATGTACCAAAGGCACCATCGGAGACACATCGGCATTTTCAATGCGCATCCTTATGCCTGCAGCTCAAAAATTACACTCGGCCAGACTGGG TCAGATGACGATCAAATCCATTATGCTGAACTTCAACTGGGACGAGGCACGAACTGTCCACCAGTGACTCTTACTGAAACGATCACTGAATATGCTGCA AATGGACTCAGACCCTCCACTCTGATATTACTGGACACTCAGACCCTCCGCACTCTGATATTACCGGACACTCAGACCCTCCGCACCCTGATATTACTGGACACTCAGACCCTCCGCACCCTGATATTACCGGACACTCAGACCCTCCGCTCTCTGATATTACCGGACACTCAGACCCTCCGCTCTCTGATATTACCGGACACTCAGACCCTCCGCACCCTGATATTACCGGACACTCAGACCCTCCGCACCCTGATATTACCAGACACTCAGACCCTCCGCTCTCTGATATTACCGGACACTCAGACCCTCCGCTCTCTGATATTACCGGACACTCAGACCCTCCGCTCTCTGATATTACCGGACACTCAGACCCTCCGCTCTCTGATATTACCGGACACTCAGACCCTCCGCACCCTGATATTACCGGACACTCAGACCCTCCGCACCCTGATATTACCGGACACTCAGACCCTCCGCACTTCGATATTACCGGACACTCGGACCCTCCGCACTTCGATATTACCGGACACTCGGACCCTCCGCACTTCGATATTACCGGACACTCAGACCCTCCGCACTTCGATATTACCGGACACTCGGACCCTCCGCACCCTGATATTACCGGACACTCGGACCCTCCGCTCTCTGATATTACCGGACACTCAGACCCTCCGCTCTCTGATATTACCGGACACTCGGACCCTCCGCTCTCCGATATTACCGGACACTCGGACCCTCCGCTCTCCGATATTACCGGACACTCGGACCCTCCGCTCTCCGATATTACCGGACACTCGGACCCTCCGCACTTCGATATTACCGGACACTCGGACCCTCCGCACTTCGATATTACCGGACACTCGGACCCTCCGCACTTCGATATTACCGGACACTCGGACCCTCCGCACTTCGATATTACCGGACACTCGGACCCTCCGCACTTCGATATTACCGGACACTCGGACCCTCCGCACTTCGATATTACCGGACACTCGGACCCTCCGCACTTCGATATTACCGGACACTCGGACCCTCCGCACTTCGATATTACCGGACACTCGGACCCTCCGCACTTCGATATTACCGGACACTCGGACCCTCCGCACTCCGATATTACCGGACACCCGGACCCTCCGCACTCCGATATTACTGAACACCCGGACCCTCCGCACTCCGATatacttaacaaatccaaggcTGTCACTATCCTAG